In Zingiber officinale cultivar Zhangliang chromosome 3B, Zo_v1.1, whole genome shotgun sequence, a single window of DNA contains:
- the LOC121967806 gene encoding V-type proton ATPase subunit a1-like isoform X3, whose amino-acid sequence MKFFNDLPPMDHFRSENMSLVQLIMPVESAQHAVSYLGELGLLQFKDLNGDKSPFQRTFVNQVKRCSEMSRKLRFFADQISKAGVTTYPNPDSEEVIDLEQLEAGRFLGSAQNHLVMAETELVENTYSIKNEDRLSLLEQSMQPEPSKKAGLRFISGIICKSKELIFERMLFRATRGNMFFNQAPAGEQVMDPVSGEMVHKTVFVVFFSGDQARSKILKICQAFGANCYPVPEENNKQKQLTHEVSLRLSELEATLDAGTCHRNKALASIGSQLWNWTIMVKKEKSVYDTLNMLNFDVTKKCLVGEGWCPTFAKPQIKEALHQATIHSNSQVGIIFHDMDSSESPPTYFRTNRFTNAFQEIVDAYGVARFQEANPAVYSVITFPFLFAVMFGDWGHGLCLLFGSLVLILREKKLGSQKLGSFMEIAFGGRYVLLLMAFFSIYCGLIYNEFFSIPFYIFGESAYKCRSTDCSDAQTAGLIKFRDPYPFGVDPKWRGSRSELPFLNSLKMKMSILLGVCQMNLGIILSYFDAKFHGNPLDIQYQFIPQIIFLNSLFGYLALLIVIKWCTGSQADLYHVMIYMFLDPFGNLGENQLFWGQKELQMLLLILAVVAVPWMLFPKPFILKKQHTERFQGRTYGFLGTSEMDLDHEPDSARHQHQEDFNFSEIFVHQMIHSIEFVLGAVSNTASYLRLWALSLAHSELSTVFYEKLLLLAWGYDSIIIRIAGLAVFAFATTFILLMMETLSAFLHALRLHWVEFMNKFYHGDGYKFKPFSFKALADEED is encoded by the exons ATGAAATTCTTCAACGATTTGCCGCCGATGGATCACTTTCGATCCGAAAACATGAGCCTCGTGCAGCTCATTATGCCCGTCGAATCCGCTCAACACGCCGTCTCCTACCTTGGTGAGCTAGGACTCCTCCAATTCAAAGAC TTGAATGGTGACAAGAGTCCTTTTCAGAGAACATTTGTTAATCAG GTAAAGAGATGCAGCGAGATGTCAAGAAAACTAAGATTTTTTGCTGATCAGATAAGCAAGGCTGGTGTTACAACTTATCCAAATCCTGATTCAGAAGAAGTGATTGACTTGGAACAACTAGAG GCAGGTAGATTTCTTGGCTCAGCTCAAAATCATCTAGTCATGGCAGAGACTGAGTTAGTCGAAAATACATACTCTATAAAAAATGAGGACAGATTATCTTTGCTTGAGCAG TCTATGCAGCCTGAGCCTTCAAAAAAAGCTGGATTGAGATTCATCAGTGGAATTATATGTAAGTCAAAAGAGCTAATATTTGAGAGGATGCTGTTCCGTGCCACCCGGGGTAATATGTTTTTCAATCAGGCACCAGCAGGGGAGCAGGTCATGGATCCAGTGTCTGGTGAAATG GTACACAAGACTGTATTTGTAGTTTTCTTCTCTGGAGATCAGGCTAGGAGCAAAATACTGAAAATATGCCAAGCTTTTGGTGCAAATTGCTATCCTGTACCCGAAGAGAACAACAAACAGAAGCAACTGACTCATGAG GTTTCATTGCGCCTCTCTGAATTAGAAGCAACTCTAGATGCTGGAACATGCCATAGAAATAAGGCCTTGGCTTCAATTGGTTCTCAACTGTGGAACTGGACTATCATG gtaaaaaaagaaaaatctgtATATGATACTCTGAATATGCTTAACTTTGATGTCACAAAAAAGTGCCTTGTTGGAGAAGGATGGTGTCCAACATTCGCTAAACCACAG ATCAAGGAGGCTTTGCATCAAGCAACAATACATAGCAATTCTCAAGTGGGAATAATATTTCATGATATGGACTCTTCTGAGTCTCCCCCAACATACTTCAGAACAAATCGGTTCACAAATGCATTTCAGGAAATTGTGGATGCATATGG TGTTGCCAGATTTCAAGAAGCAAATCCTGCTGTTTACTCGGTCATTACCTTTCcatttttatttgctgtgatgtttGGTGACTGGGGTCATGGTTTATGCTTGCTGTTTGGATCGCTGGTTCTTATCCTTCGTGAGAAAAAGCTAGGATCTCAG AAACTCGGTAGCTTTATGGAGATTGCATTTGGAGGACGCTATGTACTACTGTTGATGGCCTTCTTTTCAATATATTGTGGACTCATATACAATGAGTTCTTCTCTATTCCCTTCTATATCTTTGGTGAATCTGCTTACAAGTGCCGTAGTACTGATTGCAG TGATGCCCAGACTGCTGGTCTTATTAAGTTCCGTGATCCATACCCATTTGGGGTGGATCCTAAGTGGCGTGGAAGTCGCTCTGAATTGCCTTTTTTGAACTCACTCAAAATGAAGATGTCTATATTGCTAGGTGTATGTCAGATGAACTTAGGAATCATATTGAGTTACTTTGACGCCAAGTTTCATGGAAACCCCCTTGATATACA GTATCAGTTTATCCCGCAAATAATATTTCTCAATAGTCTCTTCGGTTATCTTGCACTTCTTATTGTCATCAAATGGTGCACAGGATCTCAAGCTGATTTGTATCACGTAATGATTTATATGTTCCTTGATCCATTTGGAAATCTTGGAGAGAATCAATTGTTTTGGGGCCAGAAAGAATTGCAG ATGTTGTTATTGATTCTAGCTGTTGTGGCAGTTCCTTGGATGCTCTTCCCAAAACCATTTATATTGAAGAAACAACACACAGAG CGATTCCAAGGCCGGACCTATGGCTTTCTTGGGACATCTGAAATGGATCTTGATCATGAACCAGATTCTGCAAGGCATCAGCATCAAGAAGATTTCAATTTCAGTGAGATATTTGTTCATCAGATGATACATTCTATTGAGTTTGTCCTAGGTGCAGTCTCCAACACAGCCTCATACCTCCGCCTTTGGGCCCTAAG CTTAGCACACTCAGAATTGTCAACTGTCTTCTATGAGAAACTACTACTACTTGCTTGGGG GTATGATAGTATAATCATCCGGATAGCAGGTCTTGCTGTCTTTGCTTTTGCGACAACATTCATTTTGctaatgatggaaacccttagtGCATTCCTTCATGCTTTACGACTTCATTGGGTTGAATTCATGAACAAGTTCTACCATGGTGATGGCTACAAATTCAAGCCTTTCTCCTTTAAGGCACTCGCAGATGAGGAGGATTAA
- the LOC121967806 gene encoding V-type proton ATPase subunit a1-like isoform X5 encodes MKFFNDLPPMDHFRSENMSLVQLIMPVESAQHAVSYLGELGLLQFKDLNGDKSPFQRTFVNQVKRCSEMSRKLRFFADQISKAGVTTYPNPDSEEVIDLEQLEIRLSEHEGELLEMNRNSEKLQQTYNELLEFKLVLLKAGRFLGSAQNHLVMAETELVENTYSIKNEDRLSLLEQSMQPEPSKKAGLRFISGIICKSKELIFERMLFRATRGNMFFNQAPAGEQVMDPVSGEMVHKTVFVVFFSGDQARSKILKICQAFGANCYPVPEENNKQKQLTHEVSLRLSELEATLDAGTCHRNKALASIGSQLWNWTIMVKKEKSVYDTLNMLNFDVTKKCLVGEGWCPTFAKPQIKEALHQATIHSNSQVGIIFHDMDSSESPPTYFRTNRFTNAFQEIVDAYGVARFQEANPAVYSVITFPFLFAVMFGDWGHGLCLLFGSLVLILREKKLGSQKLGSFMEIAFGGRYVLLLMAFFSIYCGLIYNEFFSIPFYIFGESAYKCRSTDCSDAQTAGLIKFRDPYPFGVDPKWRGSRSELPFLNSLKMKMSILLGVCQMNLGIILSYFDAKFHGNPLDIQYQFIPQIIFLNSLFGYLALLIVIKWCTGSQADLYHVMIYMFLDPFGNLGENQLFWGQKELQMLLLILAVVAVPWMLFPKPFILKKQHTERFQGRTYGFLGTSEMDLDHEPDSARHQHQEDFNFSEIFVHQMIHSIEFVLGAVSNTASYLRLWALSLAHSELSTVFYEKLLLLAWGSCCLCFCDNIHFANDGNP; translated from the exons ATGAAATTCTTCAACGATTTGCCGCCGATGGATCACTTTCGATCCGAAAACATGAGCCTCGTGCAGCTCATTATGCCCGTCGAATCCGCTCAACACGCCGTCTCCTACCTTGGTGAGCTAGGACTCCTCCAATTCAAAGAC TTGAATGGTGACAAGAGTCCTTTTCAGAGAACATTTGTTAATCAG GTAAAGAGATGCAGCGAGATGTCAAGAAAACTAAGATTTTTTGCTGATCAGATAAGCAAGGCTGGTGTTACAACTTATCCAAATCCTGATTCAGAAGAAGTGATTGACTTGGAACAACTAGAG ATAAGATTGAGTGAACATGAGGGTGAACTTCTAGAAATGAACAGAAACAGTGAAAAGTTGCAACAAACATATAATGAGCTCCTTGAATTTAAGTTGGTGTTGTTAAAG GCAGGTAGATTTCTTGGCTCAGCTCAAAATCATCTAGTCATGGCAGAGACTGAGTTAGTCGAAAATACATACTCTATAAAAAATGAGGACAGATTATCTTTGCTTGAGCAG TCTATGCAGCCTGAGCCTTCAAAAAAAGCTGGATTGAGATTCATCAGTGGAATTATATGTAAGTCAAAAGAGCTAATATTTGAGAGGATGCTGTTCCGTGCCACCCGGGGTAATATGTTTTTCAATCAGGCACCAGCAGGGGAGCAGGTCATGGATCCAGTGTCTGGTGAAATG GTACACAAGACTGTATTTGTAGTTTTCTTCTCTGGAGATCAGGCTAGGAGCAAAATACTGAAAATATGCCAAGCTTTTGGTGCAAATTGCTATCCTGTACCCGAAGAGAACAACAAACAGAAGCAACTGACTCATGAG GTTTCATTGCGCCTCTCTGAATTAGAAGCAACTCTAGATGCTGGAACATGCCATAGAAATAAGGCCTTGGCTTCAATTGGTTCTCAACTGTGGAACTGGACTATCATG gtaaaaaaagaaaaatctgtATATGATACTCTGAATATGCTTAACTTTGATGTCACAAAAAAGTGCCTTGTTGGAGAAGGATGGTGTCCAACATTCGCTAAACCACAG ATCAAGGAGGCTTTGCATCAAGCAACAATACATAGCAATTCTCAAGTGGGAATAATATTTCATGATATGGACTCTTCTGAGTCTCCCCCAACATACTTCAGAACAAATCGGTTCACAAATGCATTTCAGGAAATTGTGGATGCATATGG TGTTGCCAGATTTCAAGAAGCAAATCCTGCTGTTTACTCGGTCATTACCTTTCcatttttatttgctgtgatgtttGGTGACTGGGGTCATGGTTTATGCTTGCTGTTTGGATCGCTGGTTCTTATCCTTCGTGAGAAAAAGCTAGGATCTCAG AAACTCGGTAGCTTTATGGAGATTGCATTTGGAGGACGCTATGTACTACTGTTGATGGCCTTCTTTTCAATATATTGTGGACTCATATACAATGAGTTCTTCTCTATTCCCTTCTATATCTTTGGTGAATCTGCTTACAAGTGCCGTAGTACTGATTGCAG TGATGCCCAGACTGCTGGTCTTATTAAGTTCCGTGATCCATACCCATTTGGGGTGGATCCTAAGTGGCGTGGAAGTCGCTCTGAATTGCCTTTTTTGAACTCACTCAAAATGAAGATGTCTATATTGCTAGGTGTATGTCAGATGAACTTAGGAATCATATTGAGTTACTTTGACGCCAAGTTTCATGGAAACCCCCTTGATATACA GTATCAGTTTATCCCGCAAATAATATTTCTCAATAGTCTCTTCGGTTATCTTGCACTTCTTATTGTCATCAAATGGTGCACAGGATCTCAAGCTGATTTGTATCACGTAATGATTTATATGTTCCTTGATCCATTTGGAAATCTTGGAGAGAATCAATTGTTTTGGGGCCAGAAAGAATTGCAG ATGTTGTTATTGATTCTAGCTGTTGTGGCAGTTCCTTGGATGCTCTTCCCAAAACCATTTATATTGAAGAAACAACACACAGAG CGATTCCAAGGCCGGACCTATGGCTTTCTTGGGACATCTGAAATGGATCTTGATCATGAACCAGATTCTGCAAGGCATCAGCATCAAGAAGATTTCAATTTCAGTGAGATATTTGTTCATCAGATGATACATTCTATTGAGTTTGTCCTAGGTGCAGTCTCCAACACAGCCTCATACCTCCGCCTTTGGGCCCTAAG CTTAGCACACTCAGAATTGTCAACTGTCTTCTATGAGAAACTACTACTACTTGCTTGGGG GTCTTGCTGTCTTTGCTTTTGCGACAACATTCATTTTGctaatgatggaaacccttag
- the LOC121967806 gene encoding V-type proton ATPase subunit a1-like isoform X2 gives MKFFNDLPPMDHFRSENMSLVQLIMPVESAQHAVSYLGELGLLQFKDLNGDKSPFQRTFVNQVKRCSEMSRKLRFFADQISKAGVTTYPNPDSEEVIDLEQLEIRLSEHEGELLEMNRNSEKLQQTYNELLEFKLVLLKAGRFLGSAQNHLVMAETELVENTYSIKNEDRLSLLEQPEPSKKAGLRFISGIICKSKELIFERMLFRATRGNMFFNQAPAGEQVMDPVSGEMVHKTVFVVFFSGDQARSKILKICQAFGANCYPVPEENNKQKQLTHEVSLRLSELEATLDAGTCHRNKALASIGSQLWNWTIMVKKEKSVYDTLNMLNFDVTKKCLVGEGWCPTFAKPQIKEALHQATIHSNSQVGIIFHDMDSSESPPTYFRTNRFTNAFQEIVDAYGVARFQEANPAVYSVITFPFLFAVMFGDWGHGLCLLFGSLVLILREKKLGSQKLGSFMEIAFGGRYVLLLMAFFSIYCGLIYNEFFSIPFYIFGESAYKCRSTDCSDAQTAGLIKFRDPYPFGVDPKWRGSRSELPFLNSLKMKMSILLGVCQMNLGIILSYFDAKFHGNPLDIQYQFIPQIIFLNSLFGYLALLIVIKWCTGSQADLYHVMIYMFLDPFGNLGENQLFWGQKELQMLLLILAVVAVPWMLFPKPFILKKQHTERFQGRTYGFLGTSEMDLDHEPDSARHQHQEDFNFSEIFVHQMIHSIEFVLGAVSNTASYLRLWALSLAHSELSTVFYEKLLLLAWGYDSIIIRIAGLAVFAFATTFILLMMETLSAFLHALRLHWVEFMNKFYHGDGYKFKPFSFKALADEED, from the exons ATGAAATTCTTCAACGATTTGCCGCCGATGGATCACTTTCGATCCGAAAACATGAGCCTCGTGCAGCTCATTATGCCCGTCGAATCCGCTCAACACGCCGTCTCCTACCTTGGTGAGCTAGGACTCCTCCAATTCAAAGAC TTGAATGGTGACAAGAGTCCTTTTCAGAGAACATTTGTTAATCAG GTAAAGAGATGCAGCGAGATGTCAAGAAAACTAAGATTTTTTGCTGATCAGATAAGCAAGGCTGGTGTTACAACTTATCCAAATCCTGATTCAGAAGAAGTGATTGACTTGGAACAACTAGAG ATAAGATTGAGTGAACATGAGGGTGAACTTCTAGAAATGAACAGAAACAGTGAAAAGTTGCAACAAACATATAATGAGCTCCTTGAATTTAAGTTGGTGTTGTTAAAG GCAGGTAGATTTCTTGGCTCAGCTCAAAATCATCTAGTCATGGCAGAGACTGAGTTAGTCGAAAATACATACTCTATAAAAAATGAGGACAGATTATCTTTGCTTGAGCAG CCTGAGCCTTCAAAAAAAGCTGGATTGAGATTCATCAGTGGAATTATATGTAAGTCAAAAGAGCTAATATTTGAGAGGATGCTGTTCCGTGCCACCCGGGGTAATATGTTTTTCAATCAGGCACCAGCAGGGGAGCAGGTCATGGATCCAGTGTCTGGTGAAATG GTACACAAGACTGTATTTGTAGTTTTCTTCTCTGGAGATCAGGCTAGGAGCAAAATACTGAAAATATGCCAAGCTTTTGGTGCAAATTGCTATCCTGTACCCGAAGAGAACAACAAACAGAAGCAACTGACTCATGAG GTTTCATTGCGCCTCTCTGAATTAGAAGCAACTCTAGATGCTGGAACATGCCATAGAAATAAGGCCTTGGCTTCAATTGGTTCTCAACTGTGGAACTGGACTATCATG gtaaaaaaagaaaaatctgtATATGATACTCTGAATATGCTTAACTTTGATGTCACAAAAAAGTGCCTTGTTGGAGAAGGATGGTGTCCAACATTCGCTAAACCACAG ATCAAGGAGGCTTTGCATCAAGCAACAATACATAGCAATTCTCAAGTGGGAATAATATTTCATGATATGGACTCTTCTGAGTCTCCCCCAACATACTTCAGAACAAATCGGTTCACAAATGCATTTCAGGAAATTGTGGATGCATATGG TGTTGCCAGATTTCAAGAAGCAAATCCTGCTGTTTACTCGGTCATTACCTTTCcatttttatttgctgtgatgtttGGTGACTGGGGTCATGGTTTATGCTTGCTGTTTGGATCGCTGGTTCTTATCCTTCGTGAGAAAAAGCTAGGATCTCAG AAACTCGGTAGCTTTATGGAGATTGCATTTGGAGGACGCTATGTACTACTGTTGATGGCCTTCTTTTCAATATATTGTGGACTCATATACAATGAGTTCTTCTCTATTCCCTTCTATATCTTTGGTGAATCTGCTTACAAGTGCCGTAGTACTGATTGCAG TGATGCCCAGACTGCTGGTCTTATTAAGTTCCGTGATCCATACCCATTTGGGGTGGATCCTAAGTGGCGTGGAAGTCGCTCTGAATTGCCTTTTTTGAACTCACTCAAAATGAAGATGTCTATATTGCTAGGTGTATGTCAGATGAACTTAGGAATCATATTGAGTTACTTTGACGCCAAGTTTCATGGAAACCCCCTTGATATACA GTATCAGTTTATCCCGCAAATAATATTTCTCAATAGTCTCTTCGGTTATCTTGCACTTCTTATTGTCATCAAATGGTGCACAGGATCTCAAGCTGATTTGTATCACGTAATGATTTATATGTTCCTTGATCCATTTGGAAATCTTGGAGAGAATCAATTGTTTTGGGGCCAGAAAGAATTGCAG ATGTTGTTATTGATTCTAGCTGTTGTGGCAGTTCCTTGGATGCTCTTCCCAAAACCATTTATATTGAAGAAACAACACACAGAG CGATTCCAAGGCCGGACCTATGGCTTTCTTGGGACATCTGAAATGGATCTTGATCATGAACCAGATTCTGCAAGGCATCAGCATCAAGAAGATTTCAATTTCAGTGAGATATTTGTTCATCAGATGATACATTCTATTGAGTTTGTCCTAGGTGCAGTCTCCAACACAGCCTCATACCTCCGCCTTTGGGCCCTAAG CTTAGCACACTCAGAATTGTCAACTGTCTTCTATGAGAAACTACTACTACTTGCTTGGGG GTATGATAGTATAATCATCCGGATAGCAGGTCTTGCTGTCTTTGCTTTTGCGACAACATTCATTTTGctaatgatggaaacccttagtGCATTCCTTCATGCTTTACGACTTCATTGGGTTGAATTCATGAACAAGTTCTACCATGGTGATGGCTACAAATTCAAGCCTTTCTCCTTTAAGGCACTCGCAGATGAGGAGGATTAA
- the LOC121967806 gene encoding V-type proton ATPase subunit a1-like isoform X1, producing the protein MKFFNDLPPMDHFRSENMSLVQLIMPVESAQHAVSYLGELGLLQFKDLNGDKSPFQRTFVNQVKRCSEMSRKLRFFADQISKAGVTTYPNPDSEEVIDLEQLEIRLSEHEGELLEMNRNSEKLQQTYNELLEFKLVLLKAGRFLGSAQNHLVMAETELVENTYSIKNEDRLSLLEQSMQPEPSKKAGLRFISGIICKSKELIFERMLFRATRGNMFFNQAPAGEQVMDPVSGEMVHKTVFVVFFSGDQARSKILKICQAFGANCYPVPEENNKQKQLTHEVSLRLSELEATLDAGTCHRNKALASIGSQLWNWTIMVKKEKSVYDTLNMLNFDVTKKCLVGEGWCPTFAKPQIKEALHQATIHSNSQVGIIFHDMDSSESPPTYFRTNRFTNAFQEIVDAYGVARFQEANPAVYSVITFPFLFAVMFGDWGHGLCLLFGSLVLILREKKLGSQKLGSFMEIAFGGRYVLLLMAFFSIYCGLIYNEFFSIPFYIFGESAYKCRSTDCSDAQTAGLIKFRDPYPFGVDPKWRGSRSELPFLNSLKMKMSILLGVCQMNLGIILSYFDAKFHGNPLDIQYQFIPQIIFLNSLFGYLALLIVIKWCTGSQADLYHVMIYMFLDPFGNLGENQLFWGQKELQMLLLILAVVAVPWMLFPKPFILKKQHTERFQGRTYGFLGTSEMDLDHEPDSARHQHQEDFNFSEIFVHQMIHSIEFVLGAVSNTASYLRLWALSLAHSELSTVFYEKLLLLAWGYDSIIIRIAGLAVFAFATTFILLMMETLSAFLHALRLHWVEFMNKFYHGDGYKFKPFSFKALADEED; encoded by the exons ATGAAATTCTTCAACGATTTGCCGCCGATGGATCACTTTCGATCCGAAAACATGAGCCTCGTGCAGCTCATTATGCCCGTCGAATCCGCTCAACACGCCGTCTCCTACCTTGGTGAGCTAGGACTCCTCCAATTCAAAGAC TTGAATGGTGACAAGAGTCCTTTTCAGAGAACATTTGTTAATCAG GTAAAGAGATGCAGCGAGATGTCAAGAAAACTAAGATTTTTTGCTGATCAGATAAGCAAGGCTGGTGTTACAACTTATCCAAATCCTGATTCAGAAGAAGTGATTGACTTGGAACAACTAGAG ATAAGATTGAGTGAACATGAGGGTGAACTTCTAGAAATGAACAGAAACAGTGAAAAGTTGCAACAAACATATAATGAGCTCCTTGAATTTAAGTTGGTGTTGTTAAAG GCAGGTAGATTTCTTGGCTCAGCTCAAAATCATCTAGTCATGGCAGAGACTGAGTTAGTCGAAAATACATACTCTATAAAAAATGAGGACAGATTATCTTTGCTTGAGCAG TCTATGCAGCCTGAGCCTTCAAAAAAAGCTGGATTGAGATTCATCAGTGGAATTATATGTAAGTCAAAAGAGCTAATATTTGAGAGGATGCTGTTCCGTGCCACCCGGGGTAATATGTTTTTCAATCAGGCACCAGCAGGGGAGCAGGTCATGGATCCAGTGTCTGGTGAAATG GTACACAAGACTGTATTTGTAGTTTTCTTCTCTGGAGATCAGGCTAGGAGCAAAATACTGAAAATATGCCAAGCTTTTGGTGCAAATTGCTATCCTGTACCCGAAGAGAACAACAAACAGAAGCAACTGACTCATGAG GTTTCATTGCGCCTCTCTGAATTAGAAGCAACTCTAGATGCTGGAACATGCCATAGAAATAAGGCCTTGGCTTCAATTGGTTCTCAACTGTGGAACTGGACTATCATG gtaaaaaaagaaaaatctgtATATGATACTCTGAATATGCTTAACTTTGATGTCACAAAAAAGTGCCTTGTTGGAGAAGGATGGTGTCCAACATTCGCTAAACCACAG ATCAAGGAGGCTTTGCATCAAGCAACAATACATAGCAATTCTCAAGTGGGAATAATATTTCATGATATGGACTCTTCTGAGTCTCCCCCAACATACTTCAGAACAAATCGGTTCACAAATGCATTTCAGGAAATTGTGGATGCATATGG TGTTGCCAGATTTCAAGAAGCAAATCCTGCTGTTTACTCGGTCATTACCTTTCcatttttatttgctgtgatgtttGGTGACTGGGGTCATGGTTTATGCTTGCTGTTTGGATCGCTGGTTCTTATCCTTCGTGAGAAAAAGCTAGGATCTCAG AAACTCGGTAGCTTTATGGAGATTGCATTTGGAGGACGCTATGTACTACTGTTGATGGCCTTCTTTTCAATATATTGTGGACTCATATACAATGAGTTCTTCTCTATTCCCTTCTATATCTTTGGTGAATCTGCTTACAAGTGCCGTAGTACTGATTGCAG TGATGCCCAGACTGCTGGTCTTATTAAGTTCCGTGATCCATACCCATTTGGGGTGGATCCTAAGTGGCGTGGAAGTCGCTCTGAATTGCCTTTTTTGAACTCACTCAAAATGAAGATGTCTATATTGCTAGGTGTATGTCAGATGAACTTAGGAATCATATTGAGTTACTTTGACGCCAAGTTTCATGGAAACCCCCTTGATATACA GTATCAGTTTATCCCGCAAATAATATTTCTCAATAGTCTCTTCGGTTATCTTGCACTTCTTATTGTCATCAAATGGTGCACAGGATCTCAAGCTGATTTGTATCACGTAATGATTTATATGTTCCTTGATCCATTTGGAAATCTTGGAGAGAATCAATTGTTTTGGGGCCAGAAAGAATTGCAG ATGTTGTTATTGATTCTAGCTGTTGTGGCAGTTCCTTGGATGCTCTTCCCAAAACCATTTATATTGAAGAAACAACACACAGAG CGATTCCAAGGCCGGACCTATGGCTTTCTTGGGACATCTGAAATGGATCTTGATCATGAACCAGATTCTGCAAGGCATCAGCATCAAGAAGATTTCAATTTCAGTGAGATATTTGTTCATCAGATGATACATTCTATTGAGTTTGTCCTAGGTGCAGTCTCCAACACAGCCTCATACCTCCGCCTTTGGGCCCTAAG CTTAGCACACTCAGAATTGTCAACTGTCTTCTATGAGAAACTACTACTACTTGCTTGGGG GTATGATAGTATAATCATCCGGATAGCAGGTCTTGCTGTCTTTGCTTTTGCGACAACATTCATTTTGctaatgatggaaacccttagtGCATTCCTTCATGCTTTACGACTTCATTGGGTTGAATTCATGAACAAGTTCTACCATGGTGATGGCTACAAATTCAAGCCTTTCTCCTTTAAGGCACTCGCAGATGAGGAGGATTAA